agctttttaatccggcccacCCCTGGTCtaaggggaggagaggagagccTTTGTTTAGAAACTTAGTGAGCTGATAAGATCCACAATACACTTCTTGGAAGATATTTATTGGATAAACAAATCGTTTGTGGAAGGGGATCAGACAGCTCTTTCAAAGAACTAGCAGCTGCAGGATGGGCCACATCCTGTACGAATCGGTCGAGGTTCTATGATTCTTTAAAGTGATCTTCTCCTTTGCTGCCAGTTACATAGAACAgttcagtacaggaacaggcccttcagtccatcaagtTGTGACgagccaattaaattagtaatcaaacggCTAACTAACCTAATCTCCTGGATATATGGATAACATCCATTAACCTTTctcacgtgcctatctaaacgttTCTGATGGTCcccaatgtttctgcctctaccatcagcccaggcacccaccactctgtgttaaaaaaaagctTAACCCTCACAGTTTCTTTGACcttgccccctctcaccttaaatgccctctgatattagacatttcaaccccgggaaaaagatactgtctctcTGCTGTATCTATACTGCTCATAACcttaatctctatcagatcttcccgaATATATCATTAATTGTGTATTTtaataaatattaataaataaaagcGGATAGGAGATATTTAAATTGTGGGTTTAAGGCACAGCATTGCTATATATAATGAAAAATGGATTTCAAGCTAATGTGATTTAAGTATGTGCAAAGCATTGATTCAAAATAATCACTTTACCCATGAATTACAGGTTATGTCACTTTGGCAATGCATTTGGAAGAGAAATATTCAGACAACAGCATCATGTTTAAAGGTAAAGAAAAAGGATTATCAAGTATTTATAACCAATCCTCCATCATCTCTAGAGATTGACCGGAATTAACCCATTGACCTAAAAGTAACTTGATAGATTTTTAACTGGTGAGGGGTTTGTTGTATGGGAGCAAAGGAAATGAAATAGAAAGGTAATTGACTAGATGTCATATTTAAGAATAATCAGCTAAAGAACTAGAGAAGTTGACAATTTCTCAACAGTTGCCAATATAACAAACACACTGCCTGAAATGGTGGGAGATCCACAAGCAACTGAACATTTCCACCAAACCCTGAAAAATTCTCTCTCTGCAGGTAACAGGCTGTGGTGGGAATCTAAATCATACAGCTCAAGTGAGCTAGCATGGGTATGAGATGAATGGCCTCCATGATTTTGATTCCAAGCCCTAAATTTCAAAATATAACCCATTGTCAGTTAGCAGCCTTGAAATTACTGTTGGCAAAATTAACCAAACtccaattctgattctcatttttaaaattaatCATCTGGCATGTTGGTAAATtgagaatctatagaagtgaggcaaagcaaagTGAGTccaacttcatggactctatacagattgcagaagaggtggtgtttgctgttctgaggcaaattagggggaataaatccccagggcctgacaaggtgttcccttggaccctgcaagaggcaagtgcagaaattgccagggatATTTAACTCAGCAACAGGTGAAGTACCTGATAGCCAATCTTAtcctgctgtttaaaaaaggccctacaaataaaccaggaaatcgtaggctggtgagtctgaaaTCAGTAGTGGGACAGTTCTTgaaaggtattctgagggaccggatataagtatttggataaacttggacacagcatggctttgtgcatagtaggtcacgtctaaccaattttatagagttttGTGAGGAAGTTACCATGagagttgatagatagatagatagatagatagatactttattcatccccatggggaaattcaacttttttccaatgtcccatacacttgttgtagcaaaactaattacatacaatacttaactcagtaaaaaaaaatatgatatgcatctaaatcaccatctcaaaaagcattaataatagctttaaaaagttcttaagtcctggcggtagaattgtaaagcctaatggcattggggagtattgacctcttcatcctgtctgaggagcattgcatcgatagtaacctgtcgctgaaactgcttctctgtctctggatggtgctatgtagaggatgttcagagttatccataattgaccgtagcctactcagcgcccttcgctcagctaccgatgttaaactctccagtactttgcccacgacagagcccgccttccttaccagcttattaagacgtgaggcgtccctcttcttaatgcttcctccccaacacgccaccacaaagaagagggcgctctccacaactgacctatagaacatcttcagcatctcactacagacattgaatgacgccaaccttcttaggaagtacattcaactctgtgccttcctgcacaaggcatctgtgttggcagtccagtctagcttctcgtctaactgtactcccagatacttgtaaaggcaaggcagtggatgttgtctacaaggaCTTTAgtgagacatttgacaaggtccgccATGGGAAGATGGTCAGGAAGGTTCTGTcccttggcattcaggatgaggtagtaatttGGATTAGACAGGAGAAGCCAAAGCGTGGGAGTAAATGGTTGCccttctgactggaggcctgtgactagggatcagtcaacacgtacaaacaagctggatgaactcagcaggccgggcagcatccattgaaatcagcagtcaacggatgctgcccgacctgctgagttcatccagcttgtttgtatgtgctgatctgaccacagcatccgCAGTGTCCTTTGTGTTTActagggatcagtgctgtgttcattgttgtttgtcatataaatcaatgatctggatgataatatagtTAACTGGGTCAGCAAGTTTACAAAATtgaggatgtagtggacagtgagaaggtcatcatggcttgcagcaggatctggaccagctggaaaaggctgagaaatggcagatggaatttaatgcagtcaagtgcaaggtgttgcaattCGGTAGGAGAACCACGGTAGATCTTATACAGCGaacggtagggtactgaggagtgcggtggaacaaagagatctgggaatacaggttcataattcattgaagtggtgtcacagatagatagggtcgtaaagaaagcttttggcactttggccttcataaatcaaagtattgagtgcaggagatgggatgctatgttgaagttgtagaagacattggataatttggagtattgtgtgcaggtttggtcacctacccacaggaaagatgtaaataggttgaaagagtacagagaaaaattacaagaatgttgctgggtcttggaggatctgagttataaggaaagactgaataggttaggactttattctttggaatgtagaaaattgagaggagatttgatggggtatacaaaattatgaggggtatatataagcaagcaggatttttcctaacgaggttggatgggactacaatcAGAGTTCATGGTTATGGGTGAAAGGCAAAAAGCTTGAGGGCAAAACGaaagggaacttcactcagagggttgtgaaagtgtggaacgagctgccagtacaagtggtgctgatttcaacatttaagagaaatttggataggtacatggatagtagggatatggagggcagtggtcccagtgtaggacaatgggagtaggcagcttaaatggttctgTGCAGACTGGTTGGGCTGAACATTTCTCTGACTATGTTTCTAAGACTGTCCGAGTAATGTGTTCAAAGGCTAATGTATCAGTCATTTCTGGATATAATATTCAGCTGGTGTCATAGACTTCCCTATTCAGGATTGGAGAACCTGTGTCTCCCACCACTGCTCCAATTCAGCAGCTAAAGTATCAATTCGAGGCTAGCCCGAACAACAGCAGAAAgtatacacaaagtacactgcagatgctgtggtcaaagcaacacgtacaaacaagctggaggaactcagcaggtcgggcagcatccgtggaaacaagcagtcaatgtttcgggctgagacccttcgtcaggactgaagagggaggggcaggggccctgtaaagaaggtggggggagggtgggaaggagaaggctggtaggtgccaggtgaaaaaccagtaaggggaaagatcaaggggtgagggaagggataggcaggaaaggtgaaggaagaatgtaaagggaaagcactatgtgtagaaggaggcagaatcatgagagaggtgataggcagctggaggaggaggcagagtgaaattgggaagggagaggatctcccggttgccatccacttcaactctgcttcacattcccattcggatatgtccatatataacctctactgccatgatgaggccaaactcaggttggaggagcaacacctcatataccgcctGGGTagactccagccccttggcataaacattgaattctccaacttctggtaattccctccctctcccttcccccatcccagtttcactgcctcctcctccagctgcctatcaccttctcatgattctgcctccttctactacacagtgctttccccttacattccttcttcacctttcctgcctaccccctccctcaccccttgatctttccccttactggtttttcacctggcacctaccagccttctgcttcccaccctccccttaccttctttatagggcccctgccccctccctcttcagtcctgatggagggtttcagtccaaaatgttgactgctcatttccacggatgctgcccgacctgctgagcagAAAGTATACATCACCTTATTTATGTTAATGACAGTTCACCTGTCTTCATCTatatattataaataaataacttaGCACAGTTTATTTCTTTTTCCCCTGAATCATAATTGGGCGACTTTTTAATACCAATGTAGAATACTAGGTAGCTTTTCCGAATCTTGCCTAGACCCTCAACTACAGTTCCGGCCCACGGCAAAACCTGCCTCTTTGACTGCAGTGTATGTACATCAGAACCTCCATAAATCAGCCTTTGTGATGCATGCTGAGTAACTACAGATTGTTGACTTTTGGCTTGTTTTATTAGCAAGGGAGGCATAGGGTCGTGCTTCATCACCTCATTTTGAGGAGAGGGTGTAAAGTTTTTCAGCTGCTTCACAATGTTACAAGAAATAGATAACTAAAACGTAGACTCCTGTTTCTAGAACCGAGCAGCCCGAGTTCGAGTTGCCAAAGGTGATAAGCCAGTTACTTATGAGCAGGCGCATCCACCTCACTACATTGCTCACAGGAAAGGCTGGCTGTCCCAGCACACAAGTAAGTGACTTGTAACTTTTTGTTTATTGGACACTGTTTGCTCTTGAACACTAAAAATCTTTTTATAAAAAAAGAAATGCAACTTGCAGAAAGGTTTTTATAAACTTCTTCCCAATAAAGCTGAGAAATAGAAgcctaggccattcagcctcttggcaacacacacaaaatgccaggggatctcagtaggccaggcagcatctatagaaaagagtacagtcaacgtttcgggccgagacccactgcctggcctgctgagttgctccagcatttgtgCATATtgcttagattttcagcatcttctgattttctcatttgtgataTAACCTTGGCCTCGGCAACTCTTTCTCTGCACCTTTCTTGATCCTGAACAGTTAAAGtgtctctcagtcttcatttggatatgttcattgaCAGGTTTCAGAGAAGAaattcatagaacacagaatagtacaggcccttcggatcttatattgtgctgaccttttaatctaatCCAAGCTCAATCTGACACTTGCTTCCTACAtactcctccatttttctatcatccatgtgcctatctaagagtttcttaaatgcccctaatggatctgcctctactaccaatgcagtgcattccatgcacccatcattctgtgtaaaataaaaagcACTTATCTCCAAcatatatccccccccccccccccaaacattcTTCCAAccagcttaaaattatgccctctcatattagccattctgGGAAAAAGGAGCTGGCTTATCGtctcatacacctctcatcctgttctgctacaaagagaaaagccttaaccACTCTCCCTCCTCGTTGCCGACGTTATGCCCCTAATTCTTGATAAACTTAAGAGTTCAGATTCAGCCTACTCAAACTTTCCCACTCACATTAGCAAATTTAACTCCTGTACACTTATTcccttcttcatccaagtcattaataacAGTTTTAATTAGTTGAgggccagcactgatccctgtggcagatAACTAATTACTGCTAATATGAAAATAACCCATCTATTCTAACTTTTTTTCCCATTAACCATTTCCAAACCCTTACAAACTAATGTGGAGTTATCTTTGTGGTACATTATTGAGTGCCCTCTCGAAATCTAAACCCCACTACTGGTTTGTCTTCTTTATCCACCCATACAACCCTGTTATTAAATCTGCACTAATCTCAAAGGTGCTGGGATACAGCCTACCAGATCCAGCAACTTGCCAGCATTTTGCCCACAAGTTTGCCTGCTACTCTGCATCCCTAAGTTTCTCATTCCCTGTAGCACCTTTACCTATTACTACTGGGGCGTTTCTGGTGTACCTATGGTGAAAACAGATCCCATGCAATTAGAATCTGCTATTTTTCACTTTCCCATTCCCTTCTAATAGACCAATGTTAGTCTACTTTGTCTACTCTTCTATCTATTTGCAAATTAACTCTCAAACTGCCTCTTCCCTCTTAGGAAAATTAAGGAACCAGCTAGGGATCATTTAAAATTACATTCTCCTGCTGCAACACAGTGTGCCCTTTTATCAAATCATACAGACCCTCCCATCTCAATGTGATACCATTCTATGATGatttcatttgcctgcattaggcctGTCTCATTCTTCACTTTACTATCTTCAGTTCCTGTCTAAACTCATTTTAAacattgtatctgcttctacacctccactggcagctatTCACCACCCTATGAAAAAAGTTACCTCTCAGATCTAAATTTTCCCTTCTCACTGTGAATCTGTTCCAGAATCTTCTGTCCTAGGAAAGGTCTATGCTCAATTTTATACAGTCCCAACTCAGCCTCCTATGTTCTGATGAGAATAAGCAGAGCCTCTCCAATCTTTCCCTTACAATTACATCCTTCTTGTAGCATTGATCGGAACTGTATACTTTTAAGTGGGATCTAAGCAGCTGGAACATGTTGAACCATGAAGGTAAGCATGCCTGAGGCCTTTATTTCCACTAACCTGAATGGCTGTACCTCTGCTTTAAGGGAACTGTGGACTTGCACTGCTCTTTCTACAAACAAAGATTCTTGGACCCTTCCTGCATCAGAACTCCAAAGATTTAATCTCTATGTCTACCAGAATTCAACCTCCCAAATTACATTTCCTCATCTGTCTAATTTTCCAGCTGAACTATGTGTCCTGTTTCCTTGGAGAACCTTTTCTGCTATCTACAGTTCCAATTTCCGTGTCATCTGAAACCTTAATCTGGTGACCTACCAAGTTATTAATTGACATAACAAACTATAGCagtctcagcactgatccctgcaataCACCACTTGTTACAGATTTCAGGTCAAtaaaaacacccattcaccattctGCCATGCATGGCCCAGCCAACTTTAGATTCATCTTGCGAACACACCTCAAGAAACTTTctggaccaacctcccatgcaaaGCATTGTTAAAATGCTCTTTGGGTTAAATACAACTCAGGGTTGGTGTATCCTTCTTTTCGGGCAGGGACCCGTCACAAATGGTAGGgattccatggcataaaaatgctgggaacccctgttttagagCCTTTTTCTCCCTTTAGAAATATACTTCAATTAAGATTAATAAAATTTCTTTTAAGTGTTTTCCCATTGGAAAAAATAGTTCGGAAACTAATTACACATTAGCACATGAATTCTTAAATGTTATTTAATCTGCTCTGTTGTTCTGTTTTCAAATAGCTAGTTCTAGGCTCACTCAACCTGAGGGAAAAAAGACTGCATGAATTCACCTCAATTTCCttaaagatctcccctcatttgcctgtgctccaaggaataaagtctgaacttatttaacctttccctgtgATTCAGGTTAAGCGAAGGACCAGGCCAGTAtatactagatgggccaaagggatcGCTTCTGTGTTGTACTCTATGATTTTATTAATATCTTGTAGCTGTAACAGACTAGCTGAGCTATGGCAGTATGCCTGCCTGAAGGTGGTGCTGTTGAGCGCTCTCCACAATAAATCAGTGCAGCTCACAGTTAAAAAAGCATCTTTAATATCTTCAGGCAACCTGGATGGTGAAGACGGAGCTGCAGGTCGCACCATTGAAGATGTTTTCATCCGCAAGTTTATTTATGGAACATTCCACAGATGTCTCGCCAATGAGATTGTGTTGAAGAGAAGAGCAAATACCATTGTTATCTGTGCCATCTTCATTCAGAAACTTCCTCCACAGAAATTTTATTTTCTAATAGGCTATACAGAGACACTACTCTCCCACCTGTATAAATGCCCAGTGAAGATGGAAGTGCAGACAGTGGATAAGAAAGTCGTGTATAAGTATATCTGACAGTCTGCAAAGCTGGATATTGAATGAGTGGTATAATccaatttattttaaataaatatttgctCTACTTGTGGATCCTAAAGTGTTGCAATTATTTGAGATGAAATTTTTACGCAGCCTAAAAACTGCAAAGCACTCTATGTACAACAAAATTCCAGCTATGCATTTCAGTTTCTGCTTTACTATGCACCCACACAGCTTCAGTGCCTTCTCATATTTTTGGCTTTTAGCTGCCTTCTCAGAGCTGTTCTATATTCATGACTGCAACAccataagttcaagtttaattgtctttctccctccccctcccagggatgttgccaggactagagggcttggggagagagaggagagattaGAGAGGCTGGGAATATTTTCCCTGGAAGTGAAGGAGGCTGACTTAAggtttataaaatgatgaggagCATAGCATACAAATGGTCACCGTGCTCCCCCCCCAGGCAGGGGAGTCCAAACCGCGAGGGCACAGGTGAAAGAAACATTTAAAGGAGAGCAGTGAAGCAAgtttctctccaacacagtgtacagtatatggaatgggctgctggaggAAGTGATGGAAACAGGTAAAATTATATAATTTAAAAGTCATTGGGACAGATATATAGAATAGGAGATAGGTTTTAGTGATGTGGTCAAACACAGGGTCTCGCTCAGAGAGGTTCCTTGGACAAGTACGGTCAAAGGggtttgtttccatgctgtgcaaCTCTGACTCCATGATGTACTGTACATCTTCTCCACACTTGGTTTAGGGTTGGTACATGCCGTGATGTGCTTTGGTACTTTGCTACATTACGGCACTATACAAATAGATGTTTTAGGTTAGGTTGGAAGGTAAAGTGCTTCCTGATTATTTGTCCCCACAATTTTCTACTTCTTTCCAAATCCCAACAATCTGAAACAAAGCTACCTCACATGGTT
This sequence is a window from Hemitrygon akajei chromosome 1, sHemAka1.3, whole genome shotgun sequence. Protein-coding genes within it:
- the mrps24 gene encoding small ribosomal subunit protein uS3m, whose protein sequence is MAAPVTARSCSATVMSLWQCIWKRNIQTTASCLKNRAARVRVAKGDKPVTYEQAHPPHYIAHRKGWLSQHTSNLDGEDGAAGRTIEDVFIRKFIYGTFHRCLANEIVLKRRANTIVICAIFIQKLPPQKFYFLIGYTETLLSHLYKCPVKMEVQTVDKKVVYKYI